Genomic DNA from Chaetodon trifascialis isolate fChaTrf1 chromosome 19, fChaTrf1.hap1, whole genome shotgun sequence:
tcatctttgtgttcaactaaacaggcccaggtttcacactgagtaagtGAATTGAGActatattttcattatatttcaataaatatactttttgtgacatttttgtttggtggcgtgccttgtgatttttctaatgtaaaatgcGTGCCGTGGCTCAAAAAGCTTGGGAAACACTGGTACAAGCATATATTCTGTTATGTAAAAGTACAACTGTTATaaaaatgtagtggagtaaaaagtacaatattttccaCTGAAATGAGTGGAAGGAATGGAATTATAAAGTAGCACAAAATTACAATTATGGCAAAATTGTAGTTAAGTACAGTACTTATTGTACTTTTACCACTACCACATTACCTGTCACTGAAGCCTATCAGCTTGCCTGCACGCGGCTCAAACGTTTGTGTTAACTAGAGCATACGATGATGAAATTCACATGGCACTTGTGATTGTGAACTGGCTGCACTCGCCCTGCCGTGAGTTTCCAGGTTCAACGTGATGCCAGATCCTTATCTTGGTCTATTAAATGCGGGAGCATAAAAATCTGCACACCTCTATCAGATACTGCTGGCCTAAACTACCATTTATATCTGCAGATATGTATTCATCGCTGTTGACTGACAGGACATAGCTCTCATCTATTCACTTTTACATTAAATCTGAAGTGCCATTGATAGAGCATTGAACTTTATTTGTTGATTCAGTCGTGATAAAACTAAATGTCAGCCACTGAATCATGGTGAAAGTCTGCTAGTTAAGTCGACTGATTGCTGTTTTATACATAAGTTCTCTATGTTTCTGTATATCTGTCCGGTGTTGAGCTCTATCAACACACACTATCTTATCTGTCTGTGACTGAGGGTCCACCGGAGGGTCACAtggtgggtgtgtgtcagtgtttgtttgtatggGTCAGAAGGTATCAATgtaaacagagacacacataagCCTTGCTTTTAAGTGACGACTCTCAGTCCAGTGCAGGCGCTCTTGACTCCATCTCACTCTGCAGTCCCGGCTCCTCAGTCATGCTGCGTCCCACGGTCCTCGGCCTCCTCTTGGCTTGTGCAGTGTctctcagcagctctgcagtcatTCTAGAAAATGGCGCACCCATCCTGTGGGCGCAAACGGCCGCACAAGTGACTGACCTGCCGATACAGAATGGCATCCTGACTCCCAACCCCTGGCACTTCCTTCACCGCATGAGTCTTTACCGCCTGATGATAACTGCTACAGACCCTTTTATGGGCTCCATGGGGACAAATGCCACAGATAGTCCTATGTGGGGAATGCCACTGCAACTCGGATGGATGCTAACTTCAGGTAAGATGCTTCACATTTGTAACCTTGCAAAAGTTTATAGTGAATCCAGTTACCTTATAATATTATAAGGCCACCAGTTACTAAACAATTGAGACACAGGCCGATGGCGTTAAGTACAAGGTGTTGATTCTGCAGGTCGTCTCGCTGACCCAACCGGTGCCACAGTCTGTGGCCTGCAAACAGGAGACCCCACGTGCATTTCTACTCAGAGTTGGTGGGCCTgtaagtaaacacacacacactctcacacacacacaaatacaaagagAACTCTGAACAATAAAGCACTATCAAACCCACTTCTTCCCCAGGTGAGAACTACTTCGTCTCTGTGCTGCCCTTCCTGTCTGCCGCACAACAAGGCTTCATGGGAGCAGACGTTCAGGTACTCGTGCATTTGGACATCTCAACCTGAAAGTGAGACGGGTGAAAGACAAGACAGGCATGCTCGCAgcctgtgaggctgcacttacAGGCATAAACGTTAACATCCACACGCTAAATGCTCACAGTGCAACAACATGCTGACAAACTAACAAATGTGAAGCCTGTTAACTGTTATGGTTTGGTGCTGATGAGCATGACTGTAATGATTATTGGTATGATTATTAGGTCCAGATGCAGGTGCCTGAAGGCGTAGCGGACTATTGCACCACATATGCTGACTGTGCAGCTAGCTACCCGGAAGCCATGTCTAAGTGGGATGCCTTCTTTCAGGTACGTgcagtttacacacacaaacaaatccacaTACACATTACTGATTTTAATATAGCAATAAACCACTGTTTATGTATCAACCACAATCTTTCATATATTAACCCTTTTGAATAAGCGTTTGTTATAATCTCGGGGTTCAGAGTTTTGAAAATGGGGGTCTGGAAGTCAAGATGTCTCagcttctgtctgtctatttTAATCTGTCTCTACTGCAACAGTTTGGAGGTGCATAGCAAATCGCTGAAATACTTCTGTAATGTTCTATTATGTGCTAATTAAGGGTCTGAAGTCTGCAGTTGAGTCTCCCCTCcctgaaaatgagaagaaagaCGCTCTCCTCGGTCTCTACTGGGGCGCCCAAATGGCTTCAACTTATGCCTCTGCTGCATGCAACAGCAGgtaatctatctatctgtctatctatgAAAtatgcctaccagcacctctaaagctcactcaCATCATCATTTCGCGTCATCACTGTTGGCTGCCCAATGGTAATTTTTGCATCTAAATGTAGagcactgcattgtgggattgttagcGCAAAGTAGTGTGCATGGACATTTCTTTTTTGACCCAGTATAGAATTTATGAGGGCACTATGAGTGGATAAATGTACACACTCATGAATCGAATGGCAGACAGTAAAtatggagcagctgctgaatgttgaactattcctttaacgtGTCTCGTCTCCGCTTCTCCCGTCCTTCAGGCAGAGCCACTACTCCTCCAAAGAGGTGTCATTTGCCAACAGCTGGCTGAACTCCGCAGAGTACgtttcagcagcacatttcCATTCCAACATGGACAAATCTGCCATGTTCATGACTCCGCTGCCTGGCCGAATTTTACAGGCACGTACCTGCAACTCTTCCAGTccactcatttcattttctagTTTCACAGCCTGTGTAAATGTCTCATTGTTGTTCTGTCACACCTGTTCATCCAGGAGGACGACACTGCACCTTACATTGCCGATATGAGTCAGGAGGAGAACCACACACTGTCCATCTTCTCCTGGATGACCAACATTAACACACTGCTGAgtaggacagacacacacacacacacacacacacacacacacacacacacacacacacacacacacacacacacacacacacacacacacacacacacacacacacaagtatcATAATATAACCTTTTTACTCAATGGGTGAGCTTTTAATGATGATCATGTCATCTACCAGGTGGGACGTTGGTGCGTCTGTGGAGACAAGCCATGTGTTCTGTGGCCacgagagagaaaggcagagagatgcTGGAGCAGCTTCTGCTCAATCCCAGCTTCGCCACAAACACTTTCATGTCCATTGTGACTGGAATGACAACGAGCTGCTGAGCAACTCACACAGGATTACTTCTGCATTTCTCACAGGGAGGATCCACTCAGAGAAGACGCTTGAAAGACAAAAAGCCATTTCTCTTCTCTACAGTTTCACTCTCTTGTGAATATGTGTATCCCAATAAACTGTCAACAAGCCCTCATTTTACTGTCTTTATTATCctttttttaaagatgctgaGCTTTAATCAGTAATATTTATCACAGATTAATGGCAAAGTCAAGACAGAAAGTTTTCAGACTTTGAACAGTCAGGTTTGTTTGCACTGAACAAATCCTAAAACGGCAACCACGATTTTATCTTAGGACAACGGCTGGGTGTCAGTGCGTGGGACAGGTTGCAGCAGGGGAGCGTAACTGAATATATTTACTCACTTTTAGCTACCTTTATTCTATTTGAGGATTTCCACCACATTTCTGAGgtaaaatgtactttttttttaaatttatctgacagctgtttttgtcagtCAGCTACAAAATAAGCGATTTGTTTCCAAAATTTGATGCAATGtataaactacccaacagtacataaagtattttgaatatttcttgCACATTTATACGTCAGCCATAACAATCCAATCATATGATCTAAATAATAATATTCAGATAGGGTCCATTCTTATATTTGTGCTTGAGTAGGACTTTGAAAGTATTTtgagagtatttttacactgcagtaaaagtaaaggatctgaatacttccatCATTGCTGGCAGATGGGTTTAATGGTGAGAAGGAGGACAACTGAGACAAAAGCCTAAATTTATCAGATTTATTGTGAAGACAATCACTCAACTAACATATCCTCATCTACTGTATCACcatatttattcacatgaaatcCTGCAGCGTGTCATCCAGAGCTTTACTCCAGTTCAACAGTGCACCCTAGTGGTAATTTGATGTAAGTACTAACCCATCATGAGACGTTTACGCGCAGAGCATGTAACACGTCCAGTAATTGGatgaatatttgaaataatacataaaaagataaatgaaaTGTATTCTTTGGAAAGTGATGAAGGTGTTACAGATACAACGCAAATACCGGAAAAGAAACTCACATTGCTTCTCACCATTTGTTCGGTTTATTCTGTTTCCCTGTTGTAGTTGCCAGAGAGAGCAtccatagagagagagagagagagagagtaacaGAGAGGCAGCCATATGGGACCATGAAAGGAAAATAATGGCTCATCTAAGACTTAGATTAGAATGGATTCATATCAGATGCAGCCATCTGGGCCAGAGCCATATATTCACTCAATGGCTACTTTCAATTTATGTATAAGGAATGAAGGTTTCCTGGTAATGGATTCATAAAAGGGAAGCAGAAACACTTGAACGAGTATTTCTGTGGGCTTATTTTACAGGCAAAATGTGAAGCAAGTAAAGTGAGGAGAAGTGGGAAATCTGACATGCAAGTTAGCCTCAGCACCAGGCTGACACAGGGGACTCTTCTGGGCTCAGCTCTTGGGTTTGGGGGGCTCTGGGATGGAGGGAGCCTGGATTTAAGGTGCTTCAGTGCTGTTTTGAGCAATTATTATCAGTGAGTATCTACATAATTCCTTTCCACATGCatttttttggtgtttctgtgcatgtgtgacatgTATCTGCAGAATTCTGCATGTGAAGGTTCTGCTGGGGGGTAGCTATGACTGAGCGGACCCCATGCTTCACATTCATACTTTCACCACTTTCTCAATATCCATAACTTCCCAAGTTACCACAGCCCCTCATTAAACCCTGAGATCATTCCTGGTCCTGCTTCATTGTTTTGCTGGTACGACACGGAAAGACATTGGTCATGCCAGAGcttctgttttattgttgaCATTTACAGAATTGAATGTGTGAGTACAGCGTTTATACAGAAAGCCCAGTTGTCCATACAGCAAACAGACATATAACACATCTCCTCACACTATGTACAGGTTAAGCCATGATAACGCCTGGGCCACGAGCACACTCGGCATAACACTCAGTCACTCTAGGTTCATAACGAGTCGATGGACTGCAGATGTTCAGTAATGTGACAGGTAACACGTTTGTGTTGCTGGAATGGTGAATACCTGAAAAGGGACGGCCGGAGGAAGAGAACTGGGCAAATTCAGGATTGTCTGAAGCGAATTTGAAGtctgaatgctaacatttacatttcagacaCAATAACCGTCTCTTCACCCATCAACAATTTAAGCCCAcggctgacttttttttttttttttttttttaattttggacTGTCTTACGTTTGGTTCGCTGCTCCAATGGAGGTGATGTTTGCTGAGAGTGAAAATAGATGTTCACTAGTTTAGTGGTGGAACAGTGTCAGCAGCACCATGTTGGTCCTGAGATAAAGTATTTCAAGTGGAGTTTGTCACAGACAAAAAACTGCGACGTTCGATGACCAGAGACTTACTTAGCAGCTTCTATCAAAAAATAAGAAGTAGAAGTTATTGAAAATGAGTGATAACTTTGTCTAGTGTGGTAAACAAAGATCTTAAGATGATCTGGGtaatgatttcagtgtttttctttgaggTGCAGCGTCTGGTTTCCTTTACTAATACATGAATGTATTTGGGAGTTTCATGTGGAGATACTGCTTCTTGTCATGTTGTCGAGTTTAACCTCAACAAAAGCAAAGATCTTATCAGGTGCCAGAAAGTCACAATGGATACCTGATGTGAGGTCCAAGTTATTGTAAATGCATCGACTAATTAACAATGGTAGACATAATGTGAATGACAATCgatataaaagaaaacaaaactgacacGATCACATCAAGAACTTTGTCTTTGTGGAGCTGATCCTCGCCGCCTCACCGCTGAGGAATTAAAGGctaaaaaacaaactatttcCTAATCCTAATTCCTGCCTCAGGTTGCAGATCTTTGTGACTTTTTACGCGCACCCTACAGATGTGTAGCTTCTCAATTTGgcaactttttgtttttgctaaaaCCAACATACTGTTTATCTTTTGCAGCATGTGAGCTGTTCATTTCAGGGCTAATCAGACTACCAGAAATCCACACTGACGCATCTCAAAATCTCATCTTCAGAAGCCTCGGTTATGATTGGCAGGCAGCTTAAAGTTTATTAATGTTCTTGCAACACATCCAGAGCAGTCTTGCATCCACATTCTGACACTGAATGAAGAGACACATCTTGCAGTGATGTTCATGAAATGCGATTCGTGACAATTTGTGAGCTGTCAAtctgttttcatctttgcttTAATAAGTTGGATTTGTTCTGACTGGCCTCTGTCGTTAATACTGATGACCTacaacattttctattttctgctgcAGGAGATTATCTAGAAGGACTATTAATCAACTCCTGGCAGCTGTTAATCAGTACTGATAGCAGCAAATCAATTGATTATCTCGTTCCACGACACTTCTGCAAGGTCTTCTGGAGGAATAGAATTAAAATTGTTAAATCTATATTCATCTTTGGTGGTTAGACTACAGCATAATTGAACACAGagcacatttttctgcattagAGTTTTTTCGTGCAAGGGGCAAACTCGGCGAAATACAAAACACAGGTAATGTCTTATAACTCAAATTACATTTCACTGACAGAAATCAGCAACTTCTCACCATTGGAGATGATTTTCCAGTCACCATGTAAACCAGTAGAACCACCATAGAATGCATAAGGGAGATGGCTGAAGAAGTGTGAACACTGCAAGAAATACTGAGACGAGGGTTAGTGTTTTATTCTTCAAGTCGATGTCTAATACAGAGATGACACTGAATCAGGGGGAAATCAAGTCGGGGCAATGACAGAGCAATGGGttgaaaggtgtgtgtgtgtgtgtgtgtgtgtgtgtgtgtgtgtgtgtgtgtgtgtgtgtgtgtgtgtgtgtgtgtgtgtgtgtgtgtgtgtgtgtgtgtgtgtgtgtgtgtgtgtgtgtgtgtgtgtgttggaggggcGTCAGGATGGAGTGGTTTAAGAGATTTTCGCATTTGGAGTgcttgtgtttcactgtgtctACGTGTGTGcagatgtaaatgtgtgtgtcagagtttgGTGCCCACTGCTTCAGAGAAAAGGATTTAGTGAGAAGCACGAGGCCGGGGGAGGTTATGGCCACGgggggagaggacagagcacCAGGCTCTTTTGTTCTCTGCTCTGGGTTTTGACACTAGTCCAGCTGTTAGCCAGAGGTCAGCGGTGTGAGACACTATGCCAGGGAGCGCTGACGAGGCTTGATCCTTGGATAGAGCTgcaaagagaaggaagagaaatgatgaaaagacGTGCTGACGTCATTGGTGCATTATGCATTATGTATCTCTCCTCCTTACTGAAAATACATCCTCCATGACTGGAGATGAAAAATAAACCAGTCATGGAGTACATGCCAGTCACTGATTAATTGTCTAGCCCTACCCTGATCATGCTGAGATGAGATAAACAGATTTAGTTCTTACCCCCAGCAGGTTGCGGGGCACGTAGCCCTCGTTGTCTTCAAGTCGCGCCCACCACCACTCTGTCTCACTGTCGTCCTGTCGTCGCAAGATAGTGATGGCGTCCCCCTCGCTGAACGCCAGCTCGTCCTGGTTCTGAGCTTTATAATCCCACAGAGCGTACACCGTCCCTTTGTTCATGACACCCAATTTCTCCTGAACGCCTGCATAAGAGAATCCCAAACAGACTGTCAATATTACAAATCTCTTCAGTCAATATACCTTCGACCAAGTTACCTTACAGAACCAGAGCTGATGAAGTTTGGACTGACTGAGCTGGAGGGACAATGACAATATTCTACTTTTGAATCCTTGTTTCTCACCGTATAGAAACTGTGAGCACTGGATGTAGCCCTCCTCCATTTCTTCACATTTATCTGCAGCAGTCTCCACATCACTAATGGTGCTGGCAAAGATGGCGGCCCCCGACTCAACCAACAACTTGCAGAGATGGACACTGTTGCAGGAGGCGGCGCAGTGAAGCGGAGTCCTGCCCCGGCAAACgcaacacagaaagacacacatgaaTAATCAGAAATGGAGACGGATACAACAGCAGATCAAGCTAAGCCAAACTTGCGTCATCATCTCaccatccatcactgtctgcaGCGTTGACGTTCACACCAAAATCCAGCAGGAACTTGACTATGTGGTGATGTCCTGCGCACACGGCATTGTGCAGGGGTGTGATGCCTTCATCGTTGGGCGTGCTGGGATTCTCCACCTGGAAAACAAAAGATAGACCCGGATGAAAGGATGAGTGGGTATTCTacatgcaaatacaatttaattAAGAGTATACTCACACTGTCAGGACATACCTCGTAGATGATCCTCTGGACGAGGTCAAACTCTCCCTCCAACGAGGCATCCAGCAGGAGGGCCAGAGGGTTGAACTTCACCCTGAAGCCGTGGCCAGTGCGCTCAGAGTTTGGCTTCTTCAGGTTTGTGCGCTTCTCCTGTAGTGATAAAGAAAGGATGCATGAGTTACAACTTTATTTGTTGAAAATGCAACTCTTGTGTCAAGTGTCGATGTGTCGGTGTGTCTCTGACCAGCGGCTGTGAGACCGCCGTGCCGCTCTCTTCTGGAGTGGTGACCTCCAGCACTGGGCTGGGCAGCGACGCCTCAGAGCTTcccatgttgttgttgttgtcgtctcCCTCTGGTCCCTCTGCTTCAGCGGGATCCCCCAGCCCTTCTGGTGGCGAGGGCAGTGGCTCGTTGTCATTGGCGTCAGTAGATGGAGGTGGAGCCTCGGAGCCCGGCTCCTCCACCCCTGGCGGTGGAGGTAGCGCCGTCTCAGAGGGGAGGTTGCCATTGTCTGTATCAGCCACAGAGTCGCCTCCCAGATATCCAGGAGGATTAGCCGGCTGATAAAACGGTGTTCCATTACCTGCACCGTTTCCACCTGCTGATCCACTGACTACATTTCCCTCTATGCCTCCTGCTAGAGTGTTGAATCTCTGGTAGAGCAGTTTCTGGATGTTGGGTCCGCTGGGACCCTCTGGTTCTGTGATGGAGCTGCGCTTCTTGAGTGGTCTCGGAGCGTTGGCCAGCTTTTTACGGAGAATCTCAAGATCGGCGTCACTTTGGTAGCGCAGGGGGGAGTGTACCATGGGTGTCAGCTTTGTCGGGCTGAGTGGTCGGGGGATGTTCTCTACGCTGGGAGGGGGCGCTGAAGGCTCTGGGTGCTGGAAGCACTCGTGATCATCAAATTCTCCGTCAAAAGTGTCCTCACCACTGGGTTGGCCTTGGAGCAAAGGGAAGGCCCCTCCCAACTGGATGAAAGGCAGGGGCGAGGGGGGAGTCGAACTGGGGGGGAGAACTGGCTTCCCATATACTATAGACAAAAAAGACAGTGTGGGATTATACTGGAAGACATCAACATTATTTTGACTACCCAATCacgaaaacacattttctctgatGGAATTTTACAGTAAGGCCTCACATGTTGGACCATCTCTTTGAAGCGACCTTACCTGCTTTGAGAGCAGCAGGCTTGAGTGACTGGCTCTTTGGCGCTGCCTGCTGGAGGTACATGTGATAGATGGAGCTGGAGTTCATGGTCGGTGGGCCCTTTCGGGGCGACTGCGGCCGTGATCCTCTGTCTGGGATGAAGGGGCGAACTGCCACAGCTGGTGGAGGATCCAGTCGCTCGCTCAGCCCAGGGGGGAAAAGCGGCGCATTAGGCTGGAAGGTGGGGCTTGGCGGCACTGAGATTCGCTGCTGGATCTGCTGGGAGGATGAGCCTGTGGAGGGGGAGACGTGGGGCCAAGCAGGAGCTGGTGGGTTTGGGAGTGGGCGCGGAGGAGGCGCATCCTTACGGCGCTCCAAGGAGCTGAGAGAGCTTGCGGAGGTGAGGTGCGAGCCGTAGGGGGGAGGCTGTGGCTTGGATATGGCAGGGGAGGACACGGCCATTTTGGAGTCTAGCACCTGTGAAGAAGCATGagatcacacacaaacattcaccaTTAAGAACAGGATTTTAATCCGGAGAAAGAGGCCTAAATCCTGAATTCTTGTACTAATTTTATATTTAATCAAGACTTCATGACAGTTTATCTCTAGCACAAACAATGTGACAGATGTGACATTACatcatacatttcaaaacaggactaacCTTTTCTGCACTTGGAGCAACGGGGGAGCCTGAGGGAGGGCTCTTGCCCTGGGTATCAGTCCCTGAGTCTCGTCTCTCAGGAGGCTTTAGAGATGTGCTGGTCTTGCCTACAGTAGGCCAACCAGTATCATTAGCTAGAGCACAGACAGGACACAGTCAGTGTGAcgcaaaggagaaaaaagaccCAATGATTGAGGTGGCATGAGAAGCATAACCCTCATGAACAACTCAGCGTGGTGACAAAGCATGTCCACCAGAGCTAGGTCCAAATGGTaccattttcttatttattctaCTTGAAACATATCACTTTTAGTGATTAAGCACATCAAGTAGAATATTGTTGACTCAATAACATGAGTGTGTGGAACATTTTATACACACAGAACAAATTTAGCTGTACCATTTTGACCTAggattggtatttaatggacGGTTCAGGATTTTGAGAAGCCTTTCCTATTAACCAGACACCATTAAGAGACGTTCAACCAGAATCCCTGTTGCCTTTTAGTCAAtgtgaattcagtgttttccacacgTACAAGCAAAGATAATCAAAGCAGCTCTGTAACAATCACAAATTCAAGCAAATAGCTCTATTACATACACTGCCCCAGGTCGTGGAAGCAAAGCCAATGGTTTTTCATAGAAACAGCTTAATGGAGAAATTTCCTTAACACCGGCAAAAATACAGGGATAACACCTTTTCCCCTAGGCTGTTCTTGCAATAGACAGAGAGCTTACATTATCTTTTCAGGGATGCACTTTCTCAAAAGGCCTGACGCATCATAACATTTCTGTATTAGAGGGCATTTTCTTCTTAAAGTAAAATGtatcaaaaacactgcagactaaATGTTTGGCTGTTGATCAATAGGACAAAAATCCTGAGCCTTCAAATCATAGTAATGATTGCAATGAACATGGCTGCATCAGTATCTTGCTACTGTGTACTTTATCTAGTCATGGAGTGTTTTAATGAAGTTACATTTGCTAAATAGCAACTAAGCTGTGATTTAGCAGAAGATGCTACTaatgtcagtgctgtttgtttccaAGACTAAACTGATGAGTTTAAAAATGTACGTGGGTGATAAAAAATGTACCTTTAGACAACGAGGACAgggtgaaaagagagaggatggaaaaaggaagacacaacacaacaacgGCAAGAGTTGTGGTAAATAAAGCCACAGAGTGCTACTTAATACCCATGGTAACTTGAAATAAAGCAGCTGCCAATCTTTCCTTTAAAGCGTCTTTAAAGGTACCaaagtttggacgctgtgtgaaacataaatgaaGCAATTTGTTAATCTGCTAATCCTTCTTGatgtatacagtataatgtaaaACAGCATGAAGGCAATATATAATAAATGACCTCATCAGGATATGACTACATGGGGTCGGGCATACTTCATGAAATGTTTGCAAATGCcaacattctgtttttatttatgttttaacagCATCTCAACTTTTCTGGGGCTGAAACGTGGGGTTGTAGAATTGTGACAGTTT
This window encodes:
- the LOC139348124 gene encoding protein LEG1 homolog, translating into MALVIVNWLHSPCPLLLSDDSQSSAGALDSISLCSPGSSVMLRPTVLGLLLACAVSLSSSAVILENGAPILWAQTAAQVTDLPIQNGILTPNPWHFLHRMSLYRLMITATDPFMGSMGTNATDSPMWGMPLQLGWMLTSGRLADPTGATVCGLQTGDPTCISTQSWWACENYFVSVLPFLSAAQQGFMGADVQVQMQVPEGVADYCTTYADCAASYPEAMSKWDAFFQGLKSAVESPLPENEKKDALLGLYWGAQMASTYASAACNSRQSHYSSKEVSFANSWLNSAEYVSAAHFHSNMDKSAMFMTPLPGRILQEDDTAPYIADMSQEENHTLSIFSWMTNINTLLSGTLVRLWRQAMCSVATREKGREMLEQLLLNPSFATNTFMSIVTGMTTSC